Sequence from the Candidatus Thermoplasmatota archaeon genome:
GGCAGCGACAAAGAATCGGCATTGCACGTGCCCTCGCTTTAAATCCAGATTTCATTATACTGGATGAACCAACTTCAGCATTAGATGTTTCAGTTCAAGCATAAATTCTCAATTTGTTAAAAGATCTCCAGAAAAAATTTGGGTTAACCTATTTATTCATCACCCATAATTTAAGTGTAATCAAACATATCAGTGACAGGATAGCTATAATGTACGCAGGGAAAATCGTTGAACTAGCGCCAACACAAGAAATATTCAAAGAACCTATACATCCTTACACTAAAGCTTTGCTTTCAGCAATTCCTATCTCAGATCCTCTTTTAAAAAGAAAATTTATTCCCTTGAAAGGAGAAGTCCCTAGTCTTGTGAACCCCCTCTGGTTGTAGATTCCATCCCAGATGCGACCATGCGACCCAGCAATGTTCAAAAGTTGAACCGGTTTTAAAGGAAGTAAAAAAAGACCATTATGTAGCGTGTTTACCCAATGAAACTTAGATATCTCTTCATTAGACAAAATCTTTCAAAAAAAGAACCTTTCTGTTCTCAAAATAAAAAACAAACTCCAAGAAAAAAATCACACACAGGTTCACTATATAGGACTATGCATTATCTTTTAAAAAGAAGACGTGAAAATATCTTAAAAAGTATGATGCGACCATTGTAATAGGAAGTACTAAAATCCATGTTTTTTGTTTTTGCATTGCTGATTGATACACTCATTCCACTTGAGATAATAAGGGTATTATCATCACATTGGGGGTACATTATTGCCTTACTTATCTTAGCTATATTCTTGTATGTTGAGATAAAAATTTACAGCTCATTTTGGGGTAAAAATGGTCGTTTGTCTCTTGAAAAATACAAAGAAAACAGATAAAAAAAGTTAGAAAAAAAAATTATTTATTGTTTTTTCCTAGCCCAGTTATAATGTCTCAACTTACTTGACTCGCCGAAACCACAAGAAGAGCATCTCCTCTTCTGCATATGAAAAGAATGCTTGCCGCATCTTCTACAAATCGTATGGGTTTTTTTGCCGCCAAAATGGGATGATGTTCCTTTCGTCATAAATCAAACCTCATTTCATGGGGATATATAGATTATGTTGTCCCCTCTAACAATAATTGTATCATGTTTCTTAACTAATTCACCGTTCACTATCTCATCAGCTTTTTTGAGAACAAGGTTCATATGAGGGACATCATAGCCATCAAGGATACCATGATATCCTCTTCCGCCTCTAAGCTCCACGATGACACGGTTGTTTAAACTAGCATGCAGTATCTTAAGTGGTTTTTCCATAAAGCTACCTAGGAAACACGAAATAAACATCGTGTTTATAAGGATTTGGGACAAACAAAAAAAAAATGTTGGGTAACATTAAAAAACAAAAAAGAACTAACATGTCTGATGCTGATAAAAGTAAAAAACAGACACACCCTTAGAAGAAAAGAAGTTAGAGAACTAATAAATAAAATCAGGGAAAACTACAACCACAGTTTTTTTGAAGAAAAATCAAACGTTGAAACAGGTGAGGTAGAGGGATACAAACTGGTTTTTGTTGAAAACAAACCAGTTTTTATGTTCCATGAAAAACAGATGGTTTTTACACTAAACGGTATTAATAAATTTAGGCCACAAGAAAAATTTGTAGTAGTTGACATGGGCGCTGTCAGTTTTGTCACAAGCGGGGCAGACGTTATGGCACCAGGAGTAGTTGATGCTGATAAAGGGATTTCCGAGGGTGATCCTGTTTGGGTGTGCGATGAGAAACACAAAAAACCCCTAGCGGTAGGTTTCGCTTTGATGAACAGTGAACAGATGATAAAAGAAGAGAAAGGAAAAGCAGTGAAAGTGGTTCATTACGTTGGTGACAGGCTGTGGAATCTTATCTCCAAAAGTTTATAAACACAAATATATTTTAGAGTAATGGTTAAAATAATCAGGAGATGAAAACCGGTATGGGAATTGTCAATAAGATTTGGGGTGATAAAAAATCAGGTGATGTTGGAGGATATATTGATCTAGAGAAATATGTGGAATCAACTGAAACACCACAGCCAGCAAAAATGTATGTGAGGGTTGGTGAGATACAGAGGTATGAGGATTTAAAAGAGCTCACAGATTATGTTTACGGCGGGAATGTTTTAATACTTGATTTCGCTGCTATAGCCGAGGAAGAGGTTATTCTAAAAAGGATAACAAATGACCTAAAAAAACTTGTTTCTGAGATAAATGGTGACATCGCAGGGATTGGGAATAACTTGATGATTGTTTCTCCATCTGGTGTGAAAATAGATAGAAGGAAAATACGTGGGAGATACGCTTAAAAAAAAATTTTAGTTTTCTTAATTCTTTCACAAAAAAACCTTCTTTTTTTTTCTTTACTCCTTTTTTTTACCAAAAAAAACTTTTTTTTTTCTAGTCTGCCCCTTTTATCCTAATGTTTTTTTTTTAAATAAAAAGGTGGGGGGAATCTGGGTTATGTGGATGGTAAGATGAAAGGAAGAAATAAAAACTCCAGATCCCTCTAAGTTATACTTTGTAGAATGTAATATATATAGTTATCGTGTAAAATTATCTTTTTGAAAAAAAACACACACACAAAAAAAAAACCAAGAAAAACGGACCCACGGGGATTCGAACCCCGGTATCCGGCTCCGAAGGCCGGAAGGATATCCACTACCTCATGGGCCCTTATATAAAATTCTCAGAAGCACAATTACCACATACTGATATAAACTTGTCTAAAAAAAATTATTCAACACCAACTAATAAAAGAAAGATATAAATAGACATAAAATATATCAAACCAAGCGGATGAGATGCATACATAGAAGTTGAAAATGTTAGTTATATTTAGATTAAACTAAACAAAGTCTTAAAGATGTAACAGGGATGCGGATGCGTTACATAAGAGGAAATAAAAAAGTAAAAAAAATCGTTTTCAAACAGGAGGAATCTGTCTTGAAAAAAGACAGAGAAAAACCATTCAAAAAAACATCATCCTCCTCAAAAATAGATGAAAAAAAACTATTAGAAATAGAAAAAAAGATAGACGAAACCATAACAAAAAACAAAGAAACAACAGCTGAAAAAAACCTTGTAGAAAGATACTCATTCAAAAACAAACAAGGAGAAGCCATATATTTCCTAAAAGAGAAAAAAAACAATAACACTGAATCTAAAGATCTAAAAGAAGATGAAAAAGAATTTATAGAAGAACAACCAACCAATCATAAAAACCAGGAAACAAACGGTTCTATAGATAAAAAAATAGATGAAATAATTTTTTCAAAATATGATGATAAAACAGGGGAGATAAAAACAGAAAACAGCGGAATTAAGAAAAAAGAAATCCTTTTAGAAAAGAACAAAACTGTAGACAAAAAAACAAAAAAAGAGAAAACTGCTAAAAATAGAAAATTAAGACTAAGAATAGGAAAAAAAACCTTAAAACCAGATGAATTACCAGAAGAAGAATACGATGAAACTGAACCGCAAACTGATACTAACCTGTTGGATTCATCTGAAAAAGATGATTTAAGTTTAACAGACATTTTGACGGCAAATGTTCAAGAAAATGGTTTAGAACATGTTTTTTTTGATGAGGTGGATATAAGTTTTGGTGGATGGAGCCCGAGGATAACTGATCAAGAAAAAAAGGATCTAGCATTGCCTTTCCAGGCTAAACCAGAGATTAAAAACGAGAACATGGTTGAGGCTGAGATACCAAAGGAACTGTTCAAAGACAAATCCATGATAATTAAGGAGCTTGGTTTAAAAGAAAACGAATGGGAGGAGCTAGAGTTTTATCCACTAAAAGAGCCGTTTGCTTATGTAGAAATATTACGTGAAAAAGAAAGCCTTGATAAACGCTATTTTTTAGTTGAAGTTGATTTAGATGAAGAAGAACAAAGGCTGGTAAAATTTATCACAGAAACCCTAACTACTTTATCAATAAATTATTTAGAGATGCAGTCAACTGGTGATGAGAAGTATCTGGTAAATAAAGTGGATGAGGTTATCAAAGAGTATGGTCTTAAAATAAGAGATGAGTCTAAAAAAAAGATATTGTATTATATCGAAAAAAGTTCTCTAGGGCTTGATAAAATAGATCCACTTATGAGGGATCCTAACATTGAGGACATATCATGTGATGGAGCTAACATACCAATCTTTTTGTATCATAGGAAGTATGGTTCACTTAAGAGCAATATTGATTTTAAAAGTGAGGATGAGCTTTCTTCTTTTATTTTTAAGCTTGCTCAGAAATGTGGTAAACACATAAGCATAGCGGAACCCATGCTGGATGCAACAATGCCAGATGGCTCAAGGATACAGATGACGCTTAGCGATGAGATCACTGCTAAGGGTTCAACGTTTACAATCAGGAAGTTTAGGGAAAACCCGTTCTCGCCACCTGATCTGGTTGAGTTTAACACGATGTCATCAGAGATGCTAGCTTATATGTGGCTTGCTGTTGAAAACGGTGTTAACACACTCATAGCAGGTGGAACAGCCAGTGGCAAAACCACTGTACTAAACGCACTCTCACTGTTTATCCCACGAGAATCAAAAATAGTAAGCATAGAAGAAACACGTGAAATCAACCTACCACACCCCAACTGGATACCAGGAGTAGCAAGAACAGGATTCGGAGAAATCGTACAAGACAAAATGGTCGGAGAAATAGACATGTACGACCTAATGAAAGCAGCACTAAGACAGAGACCAGAATACATAATAGTAGGAGAAATCAGAGGAAAAGAAGCATACGTACTATTCCAAGCAATGGCAACAGGACACGCAACATACTCAACAGTACACGCAGACTCAGCTAAATCACTTATACACAGGCTTGAGGGTAAACCCATTGAGATACCTAGGATTATGTTACAGTCGCTTGATATTGTAACCATTCATATAACCACGCGTGTTAAAGGTAAACGTGTTAGGAGATGCAAGCAGATCATTGAGATAATAGACATAGATCCTACGACAAAAGAGATTCTTACAAACGAGGCTTTCCACTGGGATCCTGTTGAGGACAAGTTCATCTACACTGGTAAAAGCTATGTTTTAGAGGGTATACGGGCCCGCTGGGATATGAACAAAGAGGAGATTGTTAATGAGCTTAGAAAAAGAGCTGAGATCCTAGAGTGGATGCGTGAAAAAAATGTTAGGACATTCAAAGAAGTAGCAAGGGTTATATCAAAGTATGCTGAAAACCCTGAAGAGGTTATGAAATTAGTTAAACAAAAAAAAGATGAAAACGTGATAAAAGATGCCTCTAACTAATTACCAGAAAATGTGTTACAGGAGACTAGGTGATGTCGCGGAAAATGCGGTTACTGAAAAGCTTAAACAAAACCTTGAGAGCGCACACATTGAGATGCGCGCCGGTGCATACCTCTCATATGCATGGGTTAACACCGTATTAGCTGGTACAATAGCTGTTTTACTTTATCTTTCTTTTATCATGCTAATTAAAATGGAGCTAGTTATAACCTTGTTACTAGCAATATTCCCAGCTCTTGCAACTCTCGGTATCTATCTTTATTATATGCATGCACCTGGTTTAAAGGCTAGGGCACGTGGTAAAAAAATCGATTTGCATCTACCTTATGCGCTTAATTTTATTTCAGCTATGTCATCCGCTGGTATAACGCCTACAGAGATCTTTAAAAGTCTTTCTAAACAGGATATCTATGGTGAGATAAGGGATGAGGCTCTTTGGATATACCGTGATGTCAGCCTCTTAGGTAAAGATATCATCTCTGCTATAAAAGCAAACATAAACAGGACTCCCTCTGCTAAGTTCAAAGAGTTTCTACAGGGTGCTGTTGTAACCGTTCAATCAGGTGGTAGCCTTAAACCATATTTTATGGCAAAGGCTGATCAGTACATGCGTGAAAACAGGTTGGCGCAGAAACAACTCATAGAAAGTTTAGGGATCATGGCTGAGTGTTATGTTACAGCAGCGGTTGCAGGTATACTGTTGGTTATAATAATTATACCTCTTATGATGATGATATCCCAAAGTGGTACAGGTCAGTTGATTATTATGAATCTCTTCTCCTTTTTTGTTATACCCCTAATACATGTGGGGTTTGCGGTGGTTATTGCGCTTATGACTACGAGGGTGTAAAAAAATGGTTGCGGAAATAAAAAAACCTAGTTTGATAAAAAACCTGATTCTCACAGGGCAGCTTACCAGACTAATAATATACCTATGTGTGACTATACCTGCTATAATTTTTATTATCTTTGCCCTGTTGGTTCATCTGGGCTTGACGGGCCCACTTGTTATAGGACCTCTACGTATCGGTACATCCTTGGATTTCATCCTTTTCGCGATCTTCCTTGGCACAGGAACATTTGGTATATATGAATATTTTCATATGCGTAGGGTTCGTAAGATAGATGACAGGTTCCCTGATTTCGTCCGTGACCTAGCTGAGTCTAGGCGTGCTGGTATGACTTTCACAAAAGCAATCTTGTATGCATCTAAGGGGAACTATGGTGTTTTAACATCTGAGATAAAAAAGATATCACAGCAGATATCCTGGGGTAGTAGCGTGGAGGAGGCTCTGGCTGCTTTTGCCAAGAGGGTTAACACAAGGTTAATTAGGAGGATTATTTCTTTGATTATTGAGGCTAGCCGTAGTGGTGGTAACGTTGCTGATGTGCTTGATGCTGCATCTAGGGATGCAAGGGAGATAAGGTTGTTGGAGCGTGAGAGAAGATCAAATATGATGTCCTACGTGGCAATAATCTATGTTGGTATGGGTATATTTCTGTTGATAATCGCCATATTATGTGTTACCCTTATCCCTGCTATGACTGGTGAAGGATCCGCAGCTCTTTCAGCTGCAACAGGTGGAAAAGGGATGATCACAAAAGCAGACATAGTCCCTGTGTTTTTTTATGCTAACCTTTCTCAGAGTATCGGTATGGGGCTGGTGACAGGTGTTTTTGAGGAGGGGAATGTTGCCTCAGGGATAAAACATGTTTTTATAATGTCTCTGGTGACATGGGTTGTGTTCAAGTTTGTGATAGGGTTGTAGAGGTTATGAAAAAAAAAAATTTGTTTAAATTTTGTCAGAAATGACAAAACGTCACGATATGATTAAATACTAGTTTAGATAAAGTATAGCGTATTGAGGGGTGTGTTGCACATCTGGTGAAAATGGTATGAAGAAAAATAACAGAGCGGTTTCACCTGTGATCTCAGCTGTTTTAGCTTTGATGATTGTTACTTCCACGATGACCGCTGTTTTCGTCTGGGGTGTACCATATATTGATCAGATTAACACTGTTACATCCATAGAAAACTCTTTAAACCAGTTCACCTCATTTATTGATTCTATAGGTGAGTTGACTAATTCCTATGTTAATGATAGTAGAATAAACACGTTAGGTGTTAGTAAGGGTAGTGTTTCTGCTGGTGTTGACGAAGGAGGAAAAGACAGGGTTGTTGTTACGTATTCATATGATGAGGGTTATGATTTCACTGTATCTGGTTTGGATACCTGTTTTTTAGCTGGGACAAAGGTTTTGATGGCAGATGAGTCTTATAAGAACATTGAAGAGATAAATATTGGTGACATGGTTTTATCATATGATGAACATCTTGGCAGGGTTGTTTCCTGTAGGGTAGTTAATGTTTTTGCTCATCATCCTAGTGAGATGGGTGATTATTATCTTGTAATAAATGATGGTTTGAGGGTTACTCCTAATCATAGGTTTTATTCTAATGGTAGATGGGTTTATGCCGGTAATCTAAGAGTCGGGGACCCGTTGTTTGGTAAGGATATGGGTTCTAACTATCAGGTTGTTTCTATTAAAAAAATATATGAGCGGGAGCAGAGTTTTGATTTAGAAGTTGAAGGTTGTCATACGTATTTTGTATCAGTTGGTGGTGTTGATGTTCTTGTGCATAATGATGATGTGCAATCCCCTGAAAATAAATTGGTTCTATACCCTGAAAAGGATACACATATTAGGGAATTTCACAACACTAAAACTGGTGAAGATCATCGGTACCTAAATTTTGGTGGATCTCCAAAACTTAGTGTAGATCTACTCGCTGATCTATTTGGGATATTTTTGGGGAGAGAACATATTCTCATTAAATTTGATCTAACAAGCATCCCGATTGGTTCAACCATAGTATCCGCGAAATTAGGCTTATATTATTACGAGTGGGGATATAAAAATTTGTGGTATGATAATCCTTCCGGTAAAAAACTTGAATGCCATAGGTTAAAGCGTGATTGGAAGGAAGGAAATGGACCGGATGAAGGGATAAGAGGGAACGCAAATTGGTTTAATTCAACAGATGATGAAAAGTGGGATATCCTGGGAGGGGACTACGATAATGCTGTTACAGCCTCTGCAGAAATGCCAAACATAGGTAAGGATCCCCCTTATGATCCTGCATGGATTTATTTGGATGTAAAAAGCGATGTAATAAAATTTTTAAATGACGCACCAAATCATGGGTGGCTACTAAAATATGAAGATCCCCAATATGGAGTTATTCGGAGTTTTTTAGCTAATTTTACCTCAAATGAAACCACTGTTCAAGATCCGAATACTGGTGATATCGCGAGACCAAAACTAGAAATCATATACCTGAAAACAGAAACACTTGGTGCAACCAATGTCCAGAAAAACCGTGCTACTCTTAAGGGCAAAGTAGTCTCATATGGTAATGGTTGTAAATATGGTTTTTATTATAGAAAATATGGTACTGACAACTGGTTTTTTACAGGATGGCCAAACATAAATATGACGACAAATGGAGAATTCAGCAAACCTATACAAGGGCTTTCACCTGGGTGTCTGTATGAGTACCGTGCGAGCATAAAATGCACATACCAATCCACTGATTACATAAATAACGGGTCTATCATGTATTTCCTTACACCTGGGGAGATAACCAATTTTAATGCAACTGCTGTTACACCTAGGGATATAATTCTTAAATGGGATCTAGTTGATAACGCAAAGGGGGCATACATTGAATGGTTTACAACCCCACCGCCAAGCCCATGGAATCCAGAGCCTTATAACCAAAGCCGTAACAAGGTAGGCATAGATGGTTATTGCGAGGGTGAAAGTTTTCAACATACTGGTCTAACACCAAGGACAACCTATTATTACAAGGCATGGGCATATGCTCGTAATAGTGGTTGGATATCAAATGGTAGTGCAACTGCTCCATTTGGAAACACATGTACTAAAGAGGAGGAAACATTTGATGCACCAATCATTTTTACTTATCCGTCACCAAATGTGAATCGTTCAAGGGATGCGACACTAAGAGGACTTCTCACACATACTACAACTGGAGAAAACTGTATGGTTTGGTTTGATTATGGTCTAACCCCAGCATGTGGCACTGCATCCAAAGACCGTGATTGGACAAATGGAACTGGTACGTATGATTTTAATATAACCATTGATGGGTTAAAACCAGGTACAAAATACTATTACCGCGCAGTATACGAAGCCGTATACGGAGGAGGCTATAAATGTAGATATAGAGACCCAAATATCTCTAGTTTTACAACTCTTATAAACGACTTGGAGGTTGTTTCACCTCAATATAGTGACAGCTGGATAAAAGGGATCACCCATAAAATAGAATGGTACTATGGACCAAAGTTAAAAGGTACTAACGTAACTATTGAGTTATATATAGGAAAAGATCCTTGTTATGGAGCAATAGATGGGTATGATTACGTGGAGCTGCCCATAAACTATAGTGGAACCGATAAAAACGGGTCATTTAACTGGGTTATACCAAAGAATCTATCCAGTGGTAAATTCATCTATAGGATAAAGATAACTAGTGTTTTTGACCAGAATATATATGATTACAGTGATTATTTTTCAATAAGAGATATACATGAAGGAATAGTGTGGAATAGAACAATAACACCAACACACGAAGGAGACAACAGATATCGGGTTAACTGTGGGTCATCTAGTTGTGAGGGAGATGAATCTTTTAATATCACAATGATAAAAGGTATTTTAACTAGAGCCGAGGTATACGGGCTTTATTACGGGGGAGAACTATGTGATTGCTCGTTCAGAGGAACAGTACAAATAGACCTATATAACGATAGTTATTGTTTTGGTAGCATCATCCTCCTGGATTCTGATTCCTTAACCTACGAATCTCCATCTAGTAGCGGAACCTATATTTCAACAATTGAAAACGGCGGGCTTTTATATTCTGATCCCAACATAAATAAATATCTGAAAAAAACACCACCTATTTATGCTGGTGGAGGTGTTTTTTCAATGCATGCGATACAAATTGTTGCATCACCTTTTTCAGCAGGGGGAAGCAATGGTTTTAGGATCAGGGTAAAAACCGTTGTTAACGTAAACAGTATAAGAGAAAAGGATTATGTTTATAATCTTAGACTACAGTTTTATGGTGACAACTCTGATTTGTGGTTAAAATATTTCAGGATTAACTACCCTGTTTTTGAGAGGCAGGGTGACACATTGTTTTATACCTCTTCTTCTACATCTAAACTGTGGTTTGTGTTTTCACATACCGCGATTCAGATCAGTTTTGTATGATGATGCAGATTCTTTGTTTTAATAATATCATATTTTTAAAGAAAAAAAATTTGTTTAAGTTTGTCTACGTAGTATTTATATAAGAGAAATAGGATTACTTGTTATAATTTGAGTGGGATAGTTGGATGCATACTCTTAGTAATTATGCTGTAACTGAGGTTCTAAGTCTTGTCACTGTTGTTATAATTGCATCATCAGCTATCACCGCGGTGCTTTTATGGGCTATACCAGAGTTGGATGCTAAGAAGCAGTCTGTTCGTATTGATAGTGCTTTGACACAGTTTAAGACCATAAGAGATGTTATAGAGGATGTTACCAGCGGTGGTGCTGGTGCAAGTAATTTCGTTGATTTTGTAACAGATGCTGGTGATGTTTCCTTGGATTCTAAAGGCGATAGGTTTATTTTTTACTATTCGCTTGTTGAAGGTTTTGATTTCAATGTATCTAATCTTGGTGATAGTTACGATAGAAAATTTGGTTTTAAAATAGAAAGCGCTGCTGGACCTGGATCCGCTGTGGATTCTTTTTTAACAATATATTATCTATATAGTGGCGAATCGGAAACCGTACCAATTACTAATCAAGTTGAAATCTCTAAGAATTTAGCAGATGCCGTTAAAATAGATGTTACCTATTCTGGTAAAATTTCTGGTCGTATCTGGCTTTTTGACTCAGGATACTTATCATACGAAGTAGCATCCAGCTCCGGGGTTTTTAGGCTTTTTGCTGAGAACGGAGCAACTATCTCAGTATACCCCTCTGGTTATCTATACCATAAACCTGGTTTTTACAACAAAGATAACTCAGTTGTTATGAAAATGATACAGATAAAACCAGGTGATATAAGAGGTGGAAGCGGGAAAGGCGTATACAAATTCCTAATCAGATCAAATGCTAGCTACGTAAGAGAGGTTAAAGCAGATATACATGGATGTTTTAAAATGCAGATATATGGGGGTAACAGTGAGGCTTGGGTAAGGTTTTACACGATGGAACATGGTTTCAAAAAATTTGGTTCAACCCAAGGAGGTTCTCTCTCTCAAGATACATTGTATCTGGAGGCGGGTAAAACCTTTTCGCTTGTTCAATCAGTTTGTGATGCTAGGTTGGTGGAAATAAAATGAGGAGTATAACCTACGATAGAAAGGGTGTTTCAAATATTCTTGGTTACGTTTTTTCATTTGGCGTAGCATCTATGTTGATGATTAGCGCTGTTCTTATAACCACAGGTATACTTGATAACAGAACCGCTGCTGTTGCAGGTATGCAGGCTCAGAGTGTTGCCAACAAGATAGCAGACGCGGTTGTAGAGGCAATCGCGGTACTACAGTCTCCATCTAACATGGGTTATAAAAAAACCTTGGATATACCTATGGATATAGCTGGGCGTAGCTACTATGTTGATGTCACAGATAAACTGATATACGTAAACACCACAGATGGGCTGGTGAGCAGAAGCTGCCCAACCTACACAGCTGAGGACCTAAAAATCGGTGTTGGTGGTGGTAGAACATATTGTGGTGGCGTAGGCAAGATCAATGTTTCTGTTGATAAATCTGATACACTCTATAAACTGGATTTCGGATCAGGAAACACAACCAGGCATTCACCTGTTGCATCAGGATATTATTTTGTGAGTAACACATCTGCAATAAAGCCTGAGTTAAGGGACCCACCTTGGTGGAATACTAGTTATACAAACAGGGTTCCAATATTGATAAACAACACCTCACCATATGATCTGGTAAATGTACCAGTTAAGGTAGTTCTCAACACATCAAATTTTGATTACAGCAAGGCAAATGTGGTTTTTGAAGAATCTTCTTCAAATTTTACATCTAATCTTGTTTTTAATGACCCCTCAGATAATGCTGTGACTAAGATCGAAATCCTTACAAAGGAATGGAACCCTGGTTGGTTTTATACTTACTACTATCCTACTGAAAACACTGTTACTGTTAGAATCAAAGAGATTGCTGGAGGATATGATATATCCTACATAAGAGGAGAAACCATTAAGTTAAACGGAAATGTAAAAAGAAAATCATGGGATGCATCTACAGGTATTGCTAAATTTGATGGCAAAGAAGCTCTGGAGTCGCTTGAAAACGGGGAACATTTCCTAAAAAAATCTAGGTACACTGTTACTGTTTCTGGTTTACTTAAAAACGGGGTTGAATTCTACGGCTTAGGAGATATATCTATAAATGCTGTGTACGTTCGCCCCGGGGATAGCATAA
This genomic interval carries:
- a CDS encoding polymorphic toxin-type HINT domain-containing protein, yielding MKKNNRAVSPVISAVLALMIVTSTMTAVFVWGVPYIDQINTVTSIENSLNQFTSFIDSIGELTNSYVNDSRINTLGVSKGSVSAGVDEGGKDRVVVTYSYDEGYDFTVSGLDTCFLAGTKVLMADESYKNIEEINIGDMVLSYDEHLGRVVSCRVVNVFAHHPSEMGDYYLVINDGLRVTPNHRFYSNGRWVYAGNLRVGDPLFGKDMGSNYQVVSIKKIYEREQSFDLEVEGCHTYFVSVGGVDVLVHNDDVQSPENKLVLYPEKDTHIREFHNTKTGEDHRYLNFGGSPKLSVDLLADLFGIFLGREHILIKFDLTSIPIGSTIVSAKLGLYYYEWGYKNLWYDNPSGKKLECHRLKRDWKEGNGPDEGIRGNANWFNSTDDEKWDILGGDYDNAVTASAEMPNIGKDPPYDPAWIYLDVKSDVIKFLNDAPNHGWLLKYEDPQYGVIRSFLANFTSNETTVQDPNTGDIARPKLEIIYLKTETLGATNVQKNRATLKGKVVSYGNGCKYGFYYRKYGTDNWFFTGWPNINMTTNGEFSKPIQGLSPGCLYEYRASIKCTYQSTDYINNGSIMYFLTPGEITNFNATAVTPRDIILKWDLVDNAKGAYIEWFTTPPPSPWNPEPYNQSRNKVGIDGYCEGESFQHTGLTPRTTYYYKAWAYARNSGWISNGSATAPFGNTCTKEEETFDAPIIFTYPSPNVNRSRDATLRGLLTHTTTGENCMVWFDYGLTPACGTASKDRDWTNGTGTYDFNITIDGLKPGTKYYYRAVYEAVYGGGYKCRYRDPNISSFTTLINDLEVVSPQYSDSWIKGITHKIEWYYGPKLKGTNVTIELYIGKDPCYGAIDGYDYVELPINYSGTDKNGSFNWVIPKNLSSGKFIYRIKITSVFDQNIYDYSDYFSIRDIHEGIVWNRTITPTHEGDNRYRVNCGSSSCEGDESFNITMIKGILTRAEVYGLYYGGELCDCSFRGTVQIDLYNDSYCFGSIILLDSDSLTYESPSSSGTYISTIENGGLLYSDPNINKYLKKTPPIYAGGGVFSMHAIQIVASPFSAGGSNGFRIRVKTVVNVNSIREKDYVYNLRLQFYGDNSDLWLKYFRINYPVFERQGDTLFYTSSSTSKLWFVFSHTAIQISFV